The following coding sequences are from one uncultured Bacteroides sp. window:
- the miaB gene encoding tRNA (N6-isopentenyl adenosine(37)-C2)-methylthiotransferase MiaB, whose protein sequence is MNELTGVDFKSTTDDGNKKLFIETYGCQMNVADSEVVASVMQMAGYSVAKTLDEADAVFMNTCSIRDNAEQKILNRLEHFYYLKKKKKNLIVGVLGCMAERVKDDLIEKHHVDLVVGPDAYLTLPDLVASVEAGEKAINVELSKTETYRDVIPSRICGNHISGFVSITRGCNNFCTYCIVPYTRGRERSRDLESILNEVRDLISKGYKEITLLGQNVDSYLFERGNEKITFPMLLRIVAENAPKVRIRFTTSHPKDMCDETLQVIADMPNVCKHVHLPVQSGSSRILKLMNRKYTREWYLDRVAAIKRIIPTCGLSTDVFSGFHSETEEDHRLSLSLMEECAYDAAFMFKYSERPGTYASKHLVDDVPEEVKVARLNEIIALQNRLSYESNKRCIGGIYEVLVEGFSKRSRDQLVGRTEQNKVVVFDKGLHKIGDFVNVKITEASSATLKGEAVD, encoded by the coding sequence ATGAATGAATTAACGGGAGTAGACTTTAAATCTACAACTGATGATGGTAACAAAAAGTTGTTTATTGAAACTTATGGCTGCCAAATGAATGTGGCTGATAGTGAGGTGGTTGCCTCGGTTATGCAAATGGCGGGTTATTCTGTTGCGAAAACGCTAGATGAGGCTGATGCTGTCTTTATGAATACTTGTTCGATCCGTGATAACGCTGAGCAGAAGATTTTAAACAGATTAGAACATTTCTATTATCTGAAAAAAAAGAAAAAAAATCTGATTGTAGGTGTGTTAGGTTGTATGGCGGAACGGGTAAAGGATGATTTGATAGAAAAGCATCATGTGGATTTGGTCGTTGGACCGGACGCTTATTTGACTTTACCTGATTTGGTAGCATCTGTGGAGGCTGGTGAGAAAGCTATAAATGTAGAGTTGTCCAAAACTGAAACCTATCGGGATGTAATTCCTTCTCGTATCTGTGGTAATCATATTTCGGGATTTGTGTCTATTACGCGTGGTTGCAATAATTTCTGCACTTACTGTATTGTTCCTTACACGCGAGGGCGTGAACGTAGTCGTGATTTGGAGAGCATTTTAAATGAAGTGCGTGATTTAATATCTAAGGGTTATAAAGAAATAACTTTGCTTGGTCAGAATGTGGATTCTTATCTTTTTGAAAGGGGGAATGAAAAGATTACTTTCCCAATGTTGCTGCGCATTGTGGCTGAAAATGCTCCCAAAGTGCGTATACGTTTTACAACTTCTCATCCGAAAGATATGTGTGATGAAACTTTACAAGTTATAGCTGATATGCCAAATGTTTGTAAACATGTGCATTTACCAGTTCAAAGTGGAAGTTCTCGTATTTTAAAATTGATGAATCGCAAATATACACGAGAGTGGTATTTGGATCGGGTGGCTGCCATTAAAAGGATTATACCTACTTGTGGCTTAAGTACAGATGTTTTTTCGGGATTTCATTCTGAGACAGAAGAAGATCATCGTCTTTCGCTTTCTTTGATGGAAGAATGTGCGTATGATGCGGCGTTTATGTTTAAATATTCTGAACGACCTGGAACCTATGCTTCTAAGCATTTAGTTGATGATGTGCCTGAAGAGGTGAAAGTGGCTCGTTTGAATGAAATCATAGCATTACAAAACCGTCTGTCTTATGAGTCGAATAAGCGTTGTATTGGTGGTATTTACGAAGTTTTGGTTGAAGGTTTTTCAAAGCGTTCTCGTGATCAATTGGTGGGGAGAACTGAGCAGAATAAAGTCGTAGTTTTTGATAAAGGATTGCATAAAATTGGTGATTTTGTAAATGTTAAAATCACTGAGGCAAGTTCTGCAACGCTAAAAGGGGAAGCTGTTGATTGA
- a CDS encoding acetyl-CoA hydrolase/transferase family protein translates to MAFNFMTAAEAASLVKHGYNIGLSGFTPAGTAKAVTAELAKLAETEHAKGNPFQIGVFTGASTGDSCDGMLSRAKAIRYRAPYTTNKDFRTAVNNGEIAYNDIHLSQMAQEVRYGFIGKINIAIIEACEVTADGKIYLTAAGGISPTICRLADQIIVELNSAHSKNMIGMHDLYEPLDPPYRREIPIYKPSDKIGLPYIQVDPKKIVGIVELNRPDEARSFAAADPLTDQIGQNVADFLAADMKRGVIPSTFLPLQSGVGNIANAVLGALGRDKTIPAFEMYTEVIQDSVISLMKEGRIKFGSTCSLTVTNDCLQGIYNDIEFFRDKLVLRPSEISNNPEVVRRLGIISINTAIEADIYGNTNSTHIGGTKMMNGIGGSGDFTRNAYISIFTCPSIAKDGKISSIVPMVSHQDHSEHSVNVIITEQGVADLRGKSPMERAQTIITNCVHPDYKEILWDYLKLTGHKGQTPHCIQAALAMHAALNRTGDMKNVRWEDYKI, encoded by the coding sequence ATGGCATTCAATTTTATGACGGCAGCAGAAGCTGCAAGCCTTGTTAAACATGGCTACAACATTGGGCTAAGCGGATTCACCCCCGCAGGAACGGCCAAAGCCGTTACGGCTGAATTAGCAAAATTAGCAGAAACAGAACACGCCAAAGGGAATCCTTTTCAGATTGGAGTATTTACAGGAGCATCAACAGGAGATTCCTGCGATGGGATGTTATCTCGCGCAAAAGCCATCCGCTACCGTGCCCCCTATACTACTAACAAAGATTTTCGCACAGCAGTTAATAACGGAGAAATAGCCTACAACGATATCCACTTGTCTCAAATGGCTCAAGAAGTACGATATGGTTTCATCGGGAAAATAAATATAGCAATTATTGAAGCTTGTGAAGTAACTGCCGATGGAAAAATCTATCTTACAGCCGCAGGTGGTATTTCACCGACTATTTGCCGATTAGCAGATCAAATTATTGTAGAGTTAAATAGCGCTCATAGCAAAAATATGATAGGTATGCACGACCTCTACGAACCACTTGATCCTCCATATCGTCGAGAAATTCCGATCTATAAACCTAGCGACAAAATAGGTTTACCTTATATCCAAGTAGACCCCAAAAAGATTGTAGGTATTGTTGAGCTAAATAGACCAGATGAAGCTCGATCGTTTGCTGCTGCCGATCCTTTGACTGATCAAATCGGACAGAACGTAGCAGATTTTCTTGCCGCAGACATGAAACGTGGCGTCATTCCTTCAACATTCCTTCCTTTACAGTCAGGCGTGGGCAACATAGCCAATGCTGTTTTGGGCGCTCTAGGTAGAGACAAAACAATCCCAGCATTTGAAATGTATACTGAAGTTATTCAAGATTCTGTAATTTCTCTAATGAAAGAAGGACGTATTAAGTTCGGCAGTACTTGTTCACTAACAGTTACCAATGACTGCTTACAAGGTATATATAATGATATAGAATTCTTCCGTGACAAATTAGTACTTCGTCCATCAGAGATATCCAATAACCCTGAAGTTGTTCGCCGCTTAGGAATTATTTCTATCAACACTGCTATTGAAGCAGATATATATGGAAATACTAATTCTACTCATATCGGTGGAACAAAAATGATGAATGGAATTGGAGGATCCGGAGATTTCACTCGCAATGCTTATATTTCTATTTTCACCTGCCCTTCAATAGCCAAAGATGGGAAAATCAGCTCAATCGTTCCAATGGTCTCTCATCAAGATCACAGCGAACATTCTGTCAATGTAATCATTACCGAGCAAGGTGTTGCTGACCTTCGCGGCAAAAGTCCAATGGAGAGAGCACAAACTATTATTACCAACTGTGTACATCCCGATTACAAAGAGATCCTATGGGACTACCTCAAATTAACGGGACACAAAGGACAAACACCTCATTGCATACAAGCCGCTTTAGCTATGCATGCCGCACTTAATCGTACAGGCGATATGAAAAATGTTAGATGGGAAGATTATAAAATATAA
- the dacB gene encoding D-alanyl-D-alanine carboxypeptidase/D-alanyl-D-alanine-endopeptidase → MKKSCFFICFVLFVRVSPMWGQGIASSMNRLLSSNLFATSDVGLSIYDLTDDAPLYVYRDKKMARPASTEKLITSIAYLARLGLSSKFYTRVYYTGHLGRNGTLYGDLYVHGGFDPEFMDSDMDKLIAELKDTGLTKVKGKIYGDVSFMDSLYYGAGWCWDDAPYEFQPMLSPLMLHKGCLEVIATSSLSNKIPQVRIRPFSSYYTVTNKMTSNAEGNKSFSVDRDWMNGGNNLLLTGSVCGTKKKMVTVSRPASFFMHVFMERACRKGILMKCFGGFKMLPSNVTSLLEYSHSTSEVLRPALKESDNLSAEALFYHLGAWHKGVDSCFISAKDGVDAIKGFIDELGYDPDDYEIYDGCGVSLYNYVTPELMLAFLKYAYSKPEIYKELIDALPIAGIDGTLKNRMKKGRALRNVRAKTGSLSGISTLVGYLHAANGHEVAFVIMNQNVMKTKEARAFQDKVCELLCGMW, encoded by the coding sequence ATGAAAAAGAGTTGTTTTTTTATATGTTTTGTTTTGTTTGTTCGTGTGTCTCCAATGTGGGGACAAGGAATTGCTTCTAGTATGAATCGCTTACTAAGCAGTAACTTATTTGCTACTTCCGATGTTGGTCTTTCAATTTATGATCTTACTGATGATGCACCTCTTTATGTTTATCGTGATAAAAAAATGGCTCGCCCGGCTTCTACAGAAAAGCTGATTACTTCTATTGCTTATCTAGCTCGTTTGGGTCTGAGTTCTAAATTCTATACAAGAGTGTATTATACCGGGCATTTAGGTCGGAATGGTACACTATATGGAGATCTTTACGTGCATGGGGGCTTTGATCCTGAGTTTATGGATAGTGACATGGATAAATTGATCGCTGAGTTGAAGGATACTGGCTTGACGAAAGTGAAAGGAAAAATATATGGTGATGTTTCTTTTATGGACTCGTTATATTATGGTGCTGGTTGGTGTTGGGATGATGCGCCTTATGAATTTCAACCAATGTTATCCCCTCTAATGCTTCATAAAGGTTGCCTTGAGGTTATTGCTACTTCGAGTTTGTCTAACAAAATACCTCAAGTGCGTATTAGACCTTTTTCCTCTTATTATACTGTTACTAATAAAATGACTTCTAATGCTGAAGGGAATAAATCTTTTTCCGTAGATAGAGATTGGATGAATGGAGGTAATAATTTGCTGTTAACAGGCAGTGTTTGTGGTACGAAGAAAAAAATGGTGACTGTGTCTAGACCAGCGTCTTTTTTTATGCATGTATTTATGGAGCGTGCGTGTAGAAAAGGAATACTTATGAAATGTTTTGGTGGATTTAAAATGCTTCCTTCGAATGTAACATCTTTACTAGAATACAGTCACTCTACTTCAGAAGTGCTTCGACCTGCCTTGAAAGAGAGTGATAATCTATCTGCAGAGGCTTTGTTTTATCATTTGGGTGCTTGGCATAAGGGAGTCGATAGTTGCTTTATTTCTGCAAAAGATGGAGTTGATGCTATTAAAGGTTTTATAGATGAATTGGGTTATGATCCTGATGATTATGAAATATATGATGGATGTGGGGTGTCATTATATAATTATGTAACTCCTGAGCTAATGCTTGCTTTTCTGAAATATGCCTATTCTAAACCAGAGATATACAAAGAGCTTATAGATGCGTTGCCTATAGCAGGTATTGATGGGACATTAAAAAATAGGATGAAGAAGGGTCGAGCTTTGAGAAATGTGCGAGCAAAAACAGGTTCTCTTTCCGGCATTAGTACTTTAGTTGGTTATTTGCATGCTGCTAATGGGCATGAAGTCGCTTTTGTTATTATGAACCAAAATGTAATGAAAACAAAAGAAGCTCGCGCTTTTCAAGATAAAGTTTGCGAGCTTCTTTGTGGAATGTGGTAA
- a CDS encoding PH domain-containing protein translates to MDRVFHARITWYQYLYVLFLSLAIVFFIWEKIALPALLLAVLLVVLIEKLIHTTYTITTDGTLLISLGRFVKKRRISFTDILSVEKKHSMKIGGFSITHFLLIRYSYSKYVAVLPVKEDEFIELLNKLIMNHRSNK, encoded by the coding sequence ATGGACCGTGTCTTTCATGCTCGTATAACTTGGTATCAGTATCTTTATGTATTGTTTTTAAGTTTAGCTATCGTTTTTTTTATATGGGAGAAAATTGCTTTACCCGCTTTACTGCTTGCTGTGCTTTTAGTTGTGCTTATTGAAAAATTAATTCATACAACTTATACTATAACAACAGATGGAACTCTTCTCATATCTTTGGGGCGTTTTGTAAAAAAGCGAAGAATATCGTTTACGGATATACTTTCAGTGGAGAAGAAGCATTCTATGAAAATTGGGGGTTTCTCAATCACCCATTTTCTTCTTATACGTTATTCTTATAGTAAGTATGTTGCTGTTTTACCAGTTAAGGAGGATGAGTTTATTGAGCTTTTAAATAAGCTCATTATGAATCATAGGTCAAATAAATGA
- the nadB gene encoding L-aspartate oxidase, with the protein MIKKYDFLVIGSGIAGMSFALKVAHKGKVALVCKTELEEANTFYAQGGVASVTNTLVDNFKKHIEDTMIAGDWISDRAAVEKVVREAPAQIKELISWGVNFDKNERGEFDLHKEGGHSEFRILHHKDNTGAEIQDSLIAAVKQHPNITVLENHFAIEILTQHHLGTEVTRQTPDIKCYGAYILDPKTGKVDTYLSKVTLMATGGVGSVYQTTTNPLVATGDGIAMVYRAKGTVKDMEFIQFHPTALYHPGDRPSFLITEAMRGYGAVLRTMDGKEFMHKYDPRLSLAPRDIVARAIDNEMKNRGDDHVYLDVTHKDPEETKKHFPNIYQKCLSLGIDITKEYIPVAPAAHYLCGGIKVDLNGQSSIEHLYAVGECSCTGLHGGNRLASNSLIEAVVYADAAAKHCLEVIDNYKYNTEIPEWNDEGTRSPEEMVLITQSMKEVNQIMSTYVGIVRSDLRLKRAWDRLDILYEETESLFKRSFASREICELRNVINVGYLIMRQAIERKESRGLHYTIDYPHAKK; encoded by the coding sequence ATGATTAAGAAATACGATTTTCTAGTAATCGGTTCCGGTATCGCCGGTATGAGTTTCGCCCTTAAAGTAGCGCACAAAGGAAAAGTCGCTCTCGTATGTAAAACCGAACTAGAAGAAGCAAATACTTTTTATGCCCAAGGCGGTGTAGCATCGGTTACCAATACACTGGTAGACAATTTCAAGAAACATATTGAAGACACAATGATCGCCGGTGACTGGATAAGCGATCGGGCAGCTGTTGAAAAGGTCGTTAGAGAAGCTCCCGCACAAATAAAAGAACTTATCAGTTGGGGAGTCAATTTCGACAAAAACGAAAGAGGTGAATTCGATCTACACAAAGAAGGGGGACATTCTGAATTCCGTATTTTGCACCACAAAGATAATACTGGCGCCGAGATACAAGACAGCCTTATCGCTGCCGTGAAACAGCATCCCAACATCACCGTTCTCGAAAACCATTTTGCCATAGAAATATTAACTCAACACCATTTAGGAACAGAAGTTACCAGACAAACACCTGACATAAAATGTTATGGTGCCTATATCCTAGACCCAAAAACAGGAAAGGTAGATACCTATCTTTCTAAAGTAACCCTCATGGCTACCGGAGGAGTAGGGTCAGTATATCAAACAACTACTAACCCACTTGTTGCTACGGGCGACGGTATTGCAATGGTCTATCGTGCAAAAGGAACTGTGAAAGATATGGAATTCATTCAGTTTCATCCAACCGCTTTATACCACCCCGGTGATCGCCCCTCTTTCCTTATCACTGAAGCAATGCGTGGCTACGGGGCTGTGTTGCGCACCATGGACGGAAAAGAATTTATGCATAAATACGATCCCAGATTGTCACTTGCTCCACGCGATATCGTAGCGCGAGCAATTGATAATGAAATGAAAAATAGAGGAGATGATCATGTATATTTGGACGTGACCCATAAAGATCCCGAAGAAACAAAAAAACACTTCCCAAACATCTATCAAAAATGCCTTAGTCTAGGAATAGATATAACCAAAGAGTATATTCCTGTAGCTCCTGCTGCTCACTATCTTTGTGGAGGCATCAAGGTAGACCTGAATGGACAGTCTTCTATTGAGCATCTCTATGCGGTAGGAGAGTGCTCCTGTACAGGATTACATGGGGGGAATCGATTAGCATCAAATTCTCTGATTGAAGCCGTAGTCTATGCTGATGCAGCTGCTAAGCATTGTTTAGAAGTAATTGATAACTATAAATATAACACAGAGATCCCAGAATGGAATGATGAGGGCACTCGCTCGCCCGAAGAGATGGTCCTCATTACACAAAGTATGAAAGAGGTAAACCAAATAATGAGCACTTACGTAGGTATTGTACGTTCTGATCTGCGCTTAAAAAGAGCCTGGGATAGATTAGATATTCTATATGAAGAGACAGAGAGTCTTTTTAAACGTAGCTTCGCTTCCAGAGAAATCTGCGAACTACGTAACGTTATAAATGTGGGATATCTTATCATGCGACAAGCCATTGAACGTAAGGAAAGCCGTGGCTTGCATTACACGATTGACTATCCTCACGCTAAGAAATAG
- a CDS encoding cellulase family glycosylhydrolase, with product MKKNVGKWLLLILLVTFVQCTNSKGTDEPVVEEVLLSASPLDLHFDYEGGEKVVSVKCSGKWDINIPAGSWCLPSIQSSKGDAVISLTASGNDLLTDRVLEFTVSSSGASPIVLKVKQDANPDNSKADYIEEDKTGMSDDALTLASKIKLGWNLGNSMEVPANLGGETGWNNPKTTKTFIDVVKAAGFNAVRIPCAWDSYIENRATYKVKDSWLARVKEVVDYCIDNDMYVILNIHWDGGWLENNPTMAKQGEVNREQQALWKQIAINFRTYDEHLLFAGTNEVHVADVYSDPTTENNTAQQSYNQTFIDAVRATGGRNRFRNLIVQTYNTNIAYGVKYMKMPIDVVQNRMMVEVHYYDPYDFALNGSSSIYYWGMDYKKYGLVGDWGQEGYLESTFALMKTNFVDKGYPVILGEFGAIRRSSLVNDVLGHHLESRAYYLESVTATAKKYGMVPFYWDNGDIGNNGMGIFDRFANAVFDKQGMNALLQGSVVSYPY from the coding sequence ATGAAGAAAAATGTGGGAAAATGGTTATTGTTGATATTGCTTGTTACATTCGTACAATGTACTAATAGTAAAGGTACTGACGAGCCTGTTGTAGAGGAAGTTCTTTTGTCTGCTTCTCCTTTAGATTTGCATTTTGATTATGAAGGAGGAGAGAAAGTTGTTTCTGTTAAATGTAGTGGAAAATGGGATATAAATATCCCGGCAGGTTCTTGGTGTTTACCTTCTATTCAATCATCTAAAGGAGATGCTGTCATTTCTTTAACTGCTTCTGGAAATGATCTACTTACAGATCGTGTGCTTGAGTTTACTGTTTCTTCATCAGGTGCTTCACCTATTGTATTAAAGGTTAAACAAGATGCAAATCCTGATAATTCTAAAGCAGATTATATTGAAGAAGACAAGACGGGCATGAGCGATGATGCACTGACCTTAGCTTCTAAAATTAAGCTGGGATGGAACTTAGGTAATTCGATGGAAGTTCCTGCTAATCTAGGAGGAGAAACTGGGTGGAATAACCCTAAAACCACGAAGACTTTTATTGATGTGGTAAAAGCAGCAGGTTTTAATGCGGTCCGTATCCCTTGCGCATGGGATAGCTATATTGAAAATAGGGCAACGTATAAAGTGAAGGATTCTTGGCTTGCTCGTGTAAAAGAAGTAGTAGATTATTGTATTGATAATGATATGTATGTTATTCTGAATATTCATTGGGATGGAGGATGGCTTGAAAATAACCCTACTATGGCTAAGCAAGGTGAGGTAAATAGAGAGCAACAGGCTTTATGGAAGCAAATTGCGATTAATTTTCGTACTTATGATGAACATTTACTTTTTGCCGGAACAAATGAAGTACATGTGGCAGATGTATATTCAGATCCAACTACGGAGAATAATACTGCGCAACAATCTTATAATCAAACTTTTATTGATGCTGTACGTGCTACAGGTGGGCGGAATCGTTTCCGTAACTTAATTGTGCAAACGTATAATACCAATATTGCTTACGGAGTGAAGTACATGAAGATGCCTATTGATGTTGTGCAAAACCGTATGATGGTTGAAGTGCACTATTATGATCCGTATGATTTTGCATTAAACGGAAGTTCTTCTATTTATTATTGGGGAATGGATTATAAAAAGTATGGTTTGGTAGGAGATTGGGGACAGGAAGGCTATTTGGAATCCACTTTTGCTTTAATGAAAACTAATTTTGTGGATAAAGGATATCCTGTTATTCTTGGCGAATTTGGTGCTATCAGAAGGTCTTCGTTGGTGAACGATGTTTTGGGGCATCATTTGGAATCACGCGCATATTATCTGGAGAGTGTCACTGCTACTGCTAAAAAATATGGTATGGTACCTTTCTATTGGGATAATGGTGATATTGGAAATAATGGGATGGGAATTTTTGATCGCTTTGCAAATGCTGTTTTTGATAAACAAGGGATGAATGCACTGCTGCAAGGTTCTGTAGTATCTTATCCATATTAA
- a CDS encoding RagB/SusD family nutrient uptake outer membrane protein produces MKKLKYNILVIGVLGFSFFSCSDSFLDVKPYTNVLDQNFYKTVDDAEMALVGCYDGYQRTSSNGNLSFYVTSEVLSDNCFGGTGNTDDRKYQALDRFDISQSPSNNNMFNGTWEDYYAGIFRCNTLLQKIDNVQWGDGNEAAKKRIEGETHFLRAIMYFDLVRLFENVPLLLTPTQDNVSQEDPQNMYKLIVEDLLFAAANISYPAYSTSWAADNDGRATQWAAKAMLGRVYLFATGYYGASYLDGVVTKAEVLDGLEDVIDHGGFGLVGSFEGLFEPSAAVPDEDNNTLDLSAYSGDGNKEAIFTQKFNTTQDYNGNLDGNAWLVMMGMRNTSFAPYGRGWGACTVNPKLVNAFSSADERLVSSLIDIKNEGIEDSYDLATQREYTGYSVKKYTPMALPDGTDYVAGMGEGSFQISQYQNYVVMRYADVLLMAAELGSANAQDYFDQVRGRAGLGEVAISQTAIMKERRLEFAFEGIRYWDLLRQGLDVAAATIAESNVSVLSGNAADEVTISADKIKETRGFMQIPNTQITLSGGVLKQNQGW; encoded by the coding sequence GCTACCAACGAACATCGTCTAATGGAAATCTGTCTTTTTATGTCACTTCTGAAGTTCTTTCTGATAACTGTTTTGGGGGAACGGGTAATACAGATGATCGGAAATATCAAGCGTTAGATCGTTTTGATATATCTCAATCTCCTTCAAACAATAATATGTTTAATGGTACATGGGAAGATTATTATGCCGGAATTTTTCGTTGCAACACTTTGCTTCAAAAAATAGATAATGTACAATGGGGGGATGGCAATGAGGCTGCTAAAAAGCGCATTGAGGGTGAAACTCACTTTTTGCGGGCTATCATGTATTTTGATTTGGTACGACTGTTTGAGAATGTACCTCTTTTACTAACGCCGACTCAAGATAATGTTTCTCAGGAAGATCCACAAAATATGTATAAATTGATTGTTGAAGATTTGCTTTTTGCGGCAGCTAATATTTCATATCCGGCTTACTCGACATCATGGGCTGCTGATAACGATGGGAGAGCGACTCAGTGGGCTGCTAAGGCTATGCTAGGGCGAGTTTATCTTTTTGCAACAGGATATTATGGTGCTTCTTATTTAGATGGAGTGGTTACCAAGGCAGAGGTTTTGGATGGTCTTGAGGATGTAATAGATCATGGTGGTTTTGGGTTAGTTGGCTCTTTTGAAGGGCTTTTCGAACCCTCAGCAGCTGTTCCTGATGAAGATAATAATACACTCGATTTGTCGGCTTACTCAGGTGATGGCAATAAGGAAGCTATTTTTACTCAAAAATTTAATACGACGCAAGATTATAATGGTAATCTTGATGGAAATGCATGGTTAGTGATGATGGGAATGCGCAATACTAGTTTTGCACCTTACGGCAGAGGCTGGGGAGCTTGTACGGTTAACCCTAAATTAGTGAATGCTTTTAGTAGTGCTGATGAACGTTTGGTCTCTTCTTTAATTGATATTAAGAATGAGGGAATAGAAGATTCTTATGATTTAGCCACTCAAAGAGAATATACAGGGTATTCTGTAAAAAAATACACGCCGATGGCACTTCCTGATGGTACTGATTATGTTGCGGGGATGGGAGAGGGAAGTTTCCAAATATCTCAATATCAGAACTATGTTGTAATGCGGTATGCTGATGTACTTTTGATGGCTGCTGAGCTAGGGAGTGCTAATGCACAGGATTATTTTGACCAGGTGAGAGGCCGTGCTGGTCTGGGCGAGGTTGCTATTTCTCAGACTGCAATTATGAAAGAACGCAGATTGGAATTTGCTTTTGAAGGAATACGTTATTGGGATTTGCTTCGTCAAGGACTAGATGTGGCAGCGGCTACTATTGCTGAATCTAACGTAAGTGTGTTGAGTGGTAATGCTGCTGATGAAGTTACTATCTCTGCGGATAAAATAAAAGAAACAAGAGGGTTTATGCAAATCCCAAATACTCAGATAACTCTTTCAGGAGGTGTTCTTAAGCAAAATCAAGGTTGGTAA